A single window of Leptolyngbya ohadii IS1 DNA harbors:
- a CDS encoding PHP domain-containing protein has protein sequence MFASPMLELHCHTTCSDGTLTPTQLVWRSHQAGIRALAITDHDTLQGWDEAFAAAANLPIEIVPGLELSTVYNERSMHILGFYPDRNRLQAPLKERLDGRKRRAQIMVDKLAELGYPLTLPERGEGMAPGRPHIASAMVRAGYVSSSEEAFDRFLGSTKPAYVGYEKFSAIEGIELLLSCGGVPVWAHPFLFRGGTVETVLPVLVEAGLMGIEVYHPSHSPSEVRRLEEYCEFFGLLRTGGSDYHGPSAAGKDNHGTLNSEKVPIDLLEPLKRAAEVIKKGH, from the coding sequence ATGTTTGCCTCCCCCATGCTCGAACTTCACTGCCACACCACCTGCTCCGATGGAACGCTGACCCCTACCCAACTCGTTTGGCGATCACATCAGGCAGGGATTCGTGCCCTGGCAATTACGGATCACGATACGCTTCAGGGCTGGGATGAGGCGTTTGCAGCAGCGGCGAATTTGCCGATCGAAATTGTGCCGGGTCTGGAGTTGAGTACGGTCTACAACGAGCGATCGATGCACATCCTGGGCTTTTATCCCGATCGCAACCGATTACAGGCTCCACTAAAAGAACGTTTAGACGGACGGAAACGCCGCGCCCAAATAATGGTGGACAAGCTGGCGGAATTGGGTTATCCGCTTACCCTGCCGGAGCGGGGAGAAGGGATGGCTCCGGGACGACCCCATATTGCGTCGGCGATGGTACGCGCAGGCTATGTGAGTTCTTCAGAGGAGGCATTCGATCGATTTCTGGGCAGCACCAAACCTGCCTACGTGGGATACGAGAAATTTAGCGCGATCGAGGGAATTGAACTTTTGCTCTCCTGTGGCGGAGTTCCGGTCTGGGCACATCCCTTTCTGTTTCGGGGCGGCACGGTAGAGACGGTTTTGCCCGTTCTGGTAGAAGCAGGACTGATGGGCATTGAGGTTTACCATCCCAGCCATTCCCCTTCAGAGGTGCGGCGGTTAGAGGAATACTGCGAATTCTTTGGCTTACTGAGAACGGGGGGCAGCGACTACCACGGACCCAGTGCGGCTGGAAAGGATAATCACGGGACGCTCAACAGCGAAAAGGTGCCGATCGACCTGCTGGAACCTCTGAAACGGGCGGCTGAGGTAATTAAAAAGGGTCATTAA
- a CDS encoding SDR family NAD(P)-dependent oxidoreductase, with protein sequence MAGLADVNSINALIVGANRGIGFGFVQKLLQDDRIDYPEGGTATHRLFAAHREPVTPELSQLAAQYPDRLILVPMDVTDEDAIAAGIQQIRESVNQLHLVIYCVGLLHNEEIQPEKGLQQITTEPLLRYFQVNSIGAILLAKHLLPLLKHSEPSVFASISAKVGSIGDNQLGGWYGYRASKAALNMFMKNAAIEYSRKSPKTIVALLHPGTTDTRLSQPFQRNVPPEKLFSVDRTVSQLLAVINSLQIENSGQFFSWDGSELPW encoded by the coding sequence ATGGCAGGACTGGCAGACGTAAACTCAATCAACGCTCTCATCGTAGGCGCTAATCGCGGCATAGGTTTCGGCTTCGTACAAAAGCTCCTCCAGGACGATCGCATCGATTACCCCGAAGGGGGAACTGCTACGCATCGCCTCTTTGCTGCCCATCGCGAACCCGTCACGCCAGAATTAAGCCAGTTAGCAGCACAATATCCCGATCGTCTTATCCTCGTTCCAATGGATGTCACCGACGAAGACGCGATCGCCGCAGGGATTCAGCAAATTCGGGAATCGGTGAACCAACTTCATCTCGTGATCTACTGCGTTGGACTGCTCCACAACGAGGAAATCCAGCCCGAAAAAGGACTTCAGCAAATCACAACAGAACCGCTGCTGCGCTACTTCCAGGTCAACAGCATTGGAGCCATTCTGCTTGCCAAACATTTACTACCGCTCCTCAAGCACAGCGAACCAAGCGTCTTCGCCAGCATTTCCGCGAAAGTCGGCAGTATTGGCGATAATCAACTGGGTGGATGGTATGGCTACCGCGCCTCGAAAGCCGCCCTGAATATGTTTATGAAAAACGCCGCGATCGAATATAGCCGCAAAAGTCCTAAAACGATCGTGGCTCTGCTCCACCCCGGCACCACCGACACCCGCCTTTCTCAACCCTTCCAGCGCAATGTTCCTCCCGAAAAGCTGTTCAGCGTCGATCGCACAGTCAGCCAGCTTCTAGCCGTGATTAATTCCTTGCAAATCGAGAACAGCGGACAGTTTTTCTCCTGGGATGGAAGTGAATTGCCCTGGTAA
- the miaA gene encoding tRNA (adenosine(37)-N6)-dimethylallyltransferase MiaA has translation MSHPHTENYPEYNTDVLNPSVPILVVICGATATGKSSLAIDLANRLPGVILSADSRQVYREFDIGTAKPTLAERQQAPHELIDICEPTETLTVADYQAQAQDWIDRLHQSQKAIPLLVGGTGLYIKSIVRGLRIPRVAPQPLLRSQLQAMGQPYCYWLLKQIDPASTQKIHFNDQRRTLRALEVFYVTGQPISQQQGEQPPNYPILQIGLDADWDALTRRIAQRTAQMIAQGFVEEVDRLCRKYGADLPLLNTLGYQEIKQFLNGEISLAEAESLIVLHTRQFAKQQRTWFHADRSIEWFDADDPDLGDRVLGRVEGFVEGFLRSGKSPKSN, from the coding sequence ATGAGCCACCCCCACACCGAAAATTATCCCGAATATAATACAGACGTACTAAATCCTTCTGTCCCTATTTTAGTCGTTATTTGTGGGGCAACGGCAACTGGAAAGTCAAGTTTGGCGATCGATCTGGCAAATCGTCTGCCGGGGGTGATTTTGAGTGCGGATTCGCGGCAGGTGTACCGGGAGTTTGACATTGGCACGGCGAAGCCCACTTTAGCGGAACGGCAGCAGGCTCCCCACGAACTCATCGACATCTGTGAGCCTACGGAAACCCTGACGGTCGCGGATTATCAGGCGCAGGCGCAGGACTGGATCGATCGGCTGCATCAGTCTCAAAAGGCGATTCCTTTATTAGTGGGCGGAACGGGACTCTATATAAAGTCGATCGTGCGAGGCTTAAGGATTCCCAGGGTCGCACCCCAGCCCCTACTGCGATCGCAGCTTCAAGCAATGGGACAGCCCTACTGCTACTGGCTGCTGAAGCAGATCGATCCGGCTTCGACGCAGAAGATTCACTTTAATGATCAGCGCAGAACGCTGCGGGCGTTGGAGGTGTTTTATGTGACGGGTCAGCCGATTTCGCAGCAGCAGGGAGAGCAGCCGCCAAACTACCCGATTCTACAAATTGGTCTGGATGCGGACTGGGATGCCTTGACGCGACGGATTGCCCAGCGCACCGCTCAAATGATCGCCCAGGGCTTTGTGGAGGAGGTCGATCGCCTTTGCCGAAAGTACGGGGCGGATTTGCCGCTATTAAATACGTTGGGCTACCAGGAGATTAAACAGTTTCTCAACGGTGAGATTTCTTTAGCTGAAGCGGAGTCGCTGATCGTCCTGCATACCCGCCAATTTGCTAAACAGCAGCGCACCTGGTTTCATGCCGATCGATCGATCGAATGGTTTGATGCGGATGATCCAGATTTGGGCGATCGGGTTTTGGGGAGGGTTGAGGGGTTTGTGGAGGGGTTTTTGAGGTCTGGGAAGTCTCCTAAGTCTAATTAG
- a CDS encoding manganese catalase family protein, with protein sequence MFLHTKRLQYFTKPERPDPIYAKKLQELIGGSMGEMTVMMQYLFQGWNCRGPAKYRDMLLDIGTEEIGHVEMLATMVAFLLDKAPVEMQEEGVKDPVVGAVMGGSNPRDVIVAAMNPQHEIVSGQGAMPADSVGFPWNGRFIVASGNLMADFRSNLHAESQGLMQAVRLYEMTDDRGVRDHLSFMIARDTMHQNQWLAAIEELQSDGFEDTVTPKIAYEYGKKEHAYQFWNHSEGTDSAEGRWAKGESIDGKGQFEYVANPQPLADEIEPPQPNPNLHATPKSPAMQKTSDNGLKNVVDSVTEVAGEILSGNKGTKKERRPNKG encoded by the coding sequence ATGTTTTTACACACCAAGCGTTTACAGTATTTCACCAAGCCCGAACGTCCCGACCCCATCTATGCCAAAAAACTGCAAGAGCTAATTGGTGGATCGATGGGCGAAATGACCGTGATGATGCAGTATCTCTTCCAGGGCTGGAACTGCCGGGGTCCTGCGAAGTATCGCGATATGCTGCTCGACATCGGAACCGAGGAGATCGGTCACGTTGAAATGCTCGCCACGATGGTTGCCTTCCTGCTGGACAAAGCTCCTGTTGAAATGCAGGAAGAAGGCGTGAAAGATCCCGTAGTGGGCGCAGTGATGGGCGGTTCCAACCCCAGAGACGTGATCGTTGCCGCCATGAACCCGCAGCATGAAATCGTTTCCGGTCAGGGCGCAATGCCTGCGGATAGCGTGGGTTTCCCCTGGAACGGTCGCTTTATTGTGGCAAGCGGCAACCTGATGGCAGACTTCCGTTCTAACCTCCATGCAGAATCCCAGGGCTTGATGCAGGCAGTTCGTCTGTATGAAATGACCGACGACAGAGGCGTACGCGATCACCTGAGTTTCATGATCGCCCGCGACACGATGCACCAGAACCAATGGCTCGCCGCGATCGAAGAACTCCAGAGCGACGGCTTTGAGGACACCGTAACCCCCAAAATCGCCTACGAGTACGGCAAGAAAGAACACGCCTACCAGTTCTGGAACCACTCCGAAGGCACTGACAGCGCAGAAGGACGCTGGGCAAAAGGTGAATCGATCGACGGCAAGGGTCAGTTTGAGTATGTGGCAAATCCCCAGCCCCTTGCAGATGAGATCGAACCGCCCCAACCTAATCCCAACCTCCATGCAACGCCCAAATCCCCCGCAATGCAAAAAACGAGCGACAACGGGCTGAAGAATGTAGTGGATAGCGTCACCGAAGTCGCAGGCGAAATTCTGTCTGGGAATAAGGGAACTAAGAAGGAGCGTCGCCCCAATAAAGGTTAA
- a CDS encoding SH3 domain-containing protein: MMKTPILFAATLLAIAPIAAVSPAFAQIEARQVLLAQAPQSGFINTNGVNIRSRPGRDGSVLYVADQGTQMRILGQYGSGSDSWIKVRAVSGSLPQTEGWVYRQYVTFGSTPAIDYYDQGYQAGASDAQAGRQYDPVAGSRNLPADASREYTRGYGAGYQASRPGGSNSLQQYYDRGYQDGVAAGRAGRTYDPVGGSRGLPAEASREYTRGYAAGYEAGRP, translated from the coding sequence ATGATGAAGACTCCGATTTTGTTTGCTGCAACGCTTCTTGCAATAGCGCCGATCGCAGCCGTATCACCTGCTTTTGCTCAAATTGAAGCTCGGCAAGTGCTGCTGGCTCAGGCTCCCCAGTCGGGCTTTATTAATACCAATGGCGTGAATATTCGCAGTCGTCCGGGACGGGATGGCAGCGTTCTTTATGTAGCGGATCAGGGAACGCAGATGCGGATTCTGGGACAGTATGGCAGCGGCTCTGATAGCTGGATCAAAGTCAGGGCAGTTTCGGGTTCTTTGCCGCAAACGGAAGGCTGGGTTTACCGCCAGTACGTTACGTTTGGCTCAACGCCCGCGATCGATTACTACGACCAGGGCTACCAAGCTGGCGCATCCGATGCTCAGGCAGGACGGCAGTACGACCCCGTGGCAGGGAGCCGCAATCTTCCAGCAGATGCCTCGCGCGAATATACCCGGGGGTATGGGGCAGGCTATCAGGCAAGTAGACCGGGCGGCTCGAACTCCTTGCAGCAATACTACGATCGCGGCTATCAGGATGGAGTTGCAGCAGGGCGGGCAGGACGAACCTATGATCCCGTTGGCGGAAGTCGGGGCTTGCCTGCGGAGGCATCCCGCGAGTACACGCGAGGCTATGCTGCTGGATACGAGGCGGGTAGACCCTAA
- the gyrB gene encoding DNA topoisomerase (ATP-hydrolyzing) subunit B: MTTNYGADQIQVLEGLEAVRKRPGMYIGSTGPRGLHHLVYEVVDNSVDEALAGYCKQIDVSINADGSVSVTDDGRGIPTDIVARTGKSALETVLTILHAGGKFGGGGYKVSGGLHGVGISVVNALSEWVEVTVWRDKKQHKMRFERGITAGEMQVQPIKETRTGTSVTFKPDIDIFTTGIEFDYNTLSGRLRELAYLNAGVQITFRDDRLELQKDGEARVETYYYAGGIREYVTYMNSDKQAIHEEVVYVSGERNNVQIEVALQWCADAYTDNLLGFANNIRTIDGGTHLEGLKAVLTRTMNAIARKRNKLKEGDSNLAGENIREGLTAVISVKVPDPEFEGQTKTKLGNTEVRGIVDSLVGETLTEYLEFRPGITDSILEKAIQAFNAAEAARRARELVRRKSVLESSTLPGKLADCSSRDPSESEIFIVEGDSAGGSAKQGRDRRFQAILPLRGKILNIEKTDDAKIYKNAEIQALITALGLGIKGEEFDSSQLRYHRIVIMTDADVDGAHIRTLLLTFFYRYQRSMVDQGFVYIACPPLYKIERGRNHYYCYSDRERDQITAGFPENAKYEIQRFKGLGEMMPQQLWDTTMNPETRTLKRVEIEDAAEADRIFTVLMGDRVAPRREFIETHGSKLNLADLDI, encoded by the coding sequence ATGACGACAAACTATGGTGCTGATCAGATTCAAGTCCTGGAGGGCTTAGAAGCAGTCCGCAAGCGTCCGGGGATGTACATCGGCAGCACAGGTCCGCGAGGTCTGCATCATCTAGTCTACGAAGTTGTGGATAACTCCGTTGATGAGGCGCTCGCTGGCTACTGTAAACAGATCGATGTCAGCATCAACGCCGATGGCTCCGTCAGCGTTACAGACGACGGGCGCGGCATCCCGACAGATATTGTGGCACGGACGGGTAAATCTGCCCTGGAAACCGTGTTGACCATCCTCCACGCAGGCGGTAAGTTCGGCGGTGGCGGCTACAAGGTGTCCGGCGGTCTGCACGGGGTGGGTATCTCCGTGGTGAATGCTCTGTCCGAGTGGGTCGAGGTCACGGTCTGGCGCGACAAGAAACAGCACAAGATGCGCTTTGAGCGAGGCATCACCGCAGGCGAAATGCAGGTGCAGCCCATCAAAGAGACTCGCACCGGAACCTCCGTCACCTTCAAGCCCGACATCGACATCTTCACCACGGGCATCGAGTTCGACTACAACACCCTGTCCGGTCGTCTGCGAGAACTGGCGTATCTGAATGCCGGAGTCCAGATTACCTTTAGGGACGATCGCCTCGAACTGCAAAAGGACGGCGAAGCGCGGGTCGAAACCTACTACTACGCAGGCGGCATCCGCGAGTACGTCACCTACATGAACAGCGACAAGCAAGCCATCCACGAAGAAGTAGTCTACGTGAGCGGCGAGCGCAACAACGTTCAGATCGAGGTGGCATTACAGTGGTGCGCCGATGCCTACACCGATAACCTGCTCGGCTTTGCCAACAACATTCGCACGATCGACGGGGGAACCCACCTGGAAGGTCTGAAAGCCGTCCTCACCCGCACCATGAACGCGATCGCCCGCAAGCGCAACAAGCTGAAAGAGGGTGATTCCAACCTGGCAGGCGAGAACATCCGCGAAGGCTTAACGGCAGTCATCTCTGTGAAAGTGCCCGACCCGGAGTTCGAGGGACAAACTAAAACCAAGCTGGGCAATACCGAAGTGCGCGGCATCGTGGATTCTCTGGTGGGCGAAACCCTCACCGAGTATCTAGAGTTCCGTCCCGGCATCACAGACTCGATTTTGGAAAAGGCAATCCAGGCATTCAACGCCGCCGAAGCTGCCCGACGCGCCCGTGAGTTAGTCCGCCGCAAGTCCGTTCTGGAGTCCTCCACCCTCCCCGGCAAACTGGCAGACTGTAGCTCCCGCGACCCGTCCGAGTCGGAAATCTTCATTGTAGAAGGGGACTCCGCAGGCGGTTCCGCCAAACAGGGACGCGATCGCCGCTTCCAGGCAATTCTGCCGCTGCGAGGCAAGATCCTCAACATCGAGAAAACCGACGACGCAAAGATCTACAAGAACGCCGAAATTCAGGCGCTGATCACGGCACTTGGTCTGGGCATCAAGGGCGAAGAGTTCGATTCTTCCCAGCTCCGCTATCACCGCATCGTGATCATGACCGACGCAGACGTAGACGGTGCCCACATTCGTACCCTATTGCTGACCTTCTTCTACCGCTATCAGCGATCGATGGTGGATCAGGGCTTTGTCTACATTGCCTGCCCGCCCCTTTACAAGATTGAGCGGGGACGCAACCACTACTACTGCTATAGCGATCGCGAACGGGATCAGATCACCGCCGGATTTCCCGAAAACGCCAAGTACGAGATCCAGCGATTCAAGGGTCTGGGTGAAATGATGCCCCAGCAGCTCTGGGATACCACTATGAACCCCGAAACCCGCACCCTGAAGCGAGTCGAAATTGAAGACGCAGCGGAAGCCGATCGGATCTTCACGGTTCTCATGGGCGATCGGGTGGCTCCAAGACGCGAGTTCATCGAAACCCACGGCTCCAAGCTCAACCTCGCCGATCTGGATATCTAG
- a CDS encoding YbaY family lipoprotein, giving the protein MLLKLLSFLANGTIALTLTVAALARDTPLAFAMPCETQQTNGSPHNRSTNMVSGTVTYRQRIALPPDARLVVRLEDVSRADAAAIVIAEETIETAGQQVPISFRLTYDPSRIEERNRYHVRAQIFYGDALRWTSTVMYPVITQGNATEVAILLQPVGQ; this is encoded by the coding sequence ATGCTTCTAAAACTGCTGTCGTTTTTAGCGAATGGAACGATCGCCCTCACCCTAACCGTTGCTGCCCTGGCTCGCGATACGCCTCTTGCCTTCGCTATGCCCTGTGAAACTCAGCAAACGAACGGATCACCCCATAATCGTTCAACCAACATGGTTTCTGGAACCGTTACCTACCGTCAGCGAATTGCCCTTCCTCCGGATGCAAGACTGGTCGTTCGGCTGGAGGATGTGAGCCGTGCCGATGCTGCCGCTATTGTCATTGCTGAGGAGACGATCGAAACCGCAGGGCAACAGGTTCCCATCTCCTTCAGGCTGACCTACGATCCGAGCCGCATTGAGGAGCGAAACCGCTATCACGTTCGTGCCCAGATTTTCTATGGGGATGCGCTGCGCTGGACGAGTACCGTCATGTATCCCGTGATTACCCAGGGCAACGCTACCGAAGTCGCAATTCTGCTCCAGCCCGTCGGACAATAG
- a CDS encoding AAA family ATPase — protein sequence MPLSSNAESYAESGAKSNTDAPLAARMRPRSLDEFIGQDHILGAGRLLRRAIQADQLSSLIFYGPPGTGKTTLARIIANTTQAHFISLNAVLSGVKEIRAAIDSAQEQRQQNQRTILFVDEVHRFNKAQQDALLPWVENGTVILIGATTENPYFEVNKALVSRSRIFQLKPLSLKDLYRVVKQALQDDDRGYGKRNVRIDADALDHLVNVANGDARALLNALELAVETTPAQAGEIQVTLAVAEESIQQRAVLYDKEGDVHFDTISALIKSIRGSDPDAALYWLARMVYAGEDPRFIFRRLLILASEDVGLADPNAVAIVIACAQSFDRVGLPEGRYPLAQATLYLATAPKSNSVMGFFDALSAVEKQRETEVPNHLRDANRDRHSFGHGANYLYPHAYRDHWVAQQYLPGSLQGQMFYQPSDQGKEADIQQQVARLREAQIAALVEGIVADVPEVLTYSPPNRTIDRWLQRTLSQTGTQLGQIRDRIFTLASPQRHHVILDANAGSGLLVWEAVRQVPEGGVYAWVKKTADAEAIREQAEMLPEVNRPIVLVNVDPAELQSAPHPPNSGGLPNQELSNQGKNLKIQFDRMIGRNVLLHELDKAAVIQELANYLRSDGQMVLAETLPRETQRLYELVDQNQVKPTLLQRWIEAEEAIYQDITDPMVNWDEADLPHWFTAAGLQATLQREESNTELRVTDDLLDRWFRPGQTRPSYSDRLAQILPTKEQKFVQQLLTQTLRNQTIQWRSAIVFVQASRMG from the coding sequence ATGCCCCTTTCCTCTAACGCCGAATCCTACGCCGAATCAGGCGCTAAATCCAACACCGATGCCCCTCTTGCCGCTCGAATGCGACCCCGATCGCTGGATGAGTTCATCGGGCAGGATCATATTCTGGGGGCGGGACGGCTCCTGCGCCGCGCAATCCAGGCAGATCAGCTTTCCTCGCTGATTTTCTATGGTCCGCCGGGAACGGGTAAGACCACCCTAGCGCGAATCATTGCCAATACGACACAGGCACACTTTATTTCCCTGAATGCCGTCCTGTCAGGCGTCAAGGAAATTCGGGCGGCGATCGACTCTGCCCAGGAACAGCGGCAGCAGAATCAGAGAACCATTCTGTTTGTGGATGAGGTGCATCGCTTCAACAAGGCACAGCAGGACGCATTGCTGCCCTGGGTGGAAAACGGCACGGTGATTCTGATTGGCGCGACGACGGAAAATCCCTACTTTGAAGTTAACAAGGCACTCGTTAGCCGATCGCGAATTTTTCAGCTTAAGCCCTTATCACTTAAAGATCTCTATCGCGTTGTAAAACAGGCATTACAGGACGACGATCGCGGCTACGGCAAACGCAACGTCCGAATCGATGCCGATGCGCTGGATCATCTGGTGAATGTGGCAAATGGTGATGCGCGAGCGTTATTAAATGCCCTGGAACTGGCAGTCGAAACCACTCCGGCGCAAGCAGGCGAAATTCAGGTTACTCTAGCCGTTGCCGAGGAATCGATCCAGCAGCGAGCAGTTTTATACGACAAAGAAGGCGACGTTCACTTTGATACGATCAGTGCTCTCATCAAAAGTATCCGAGGTTCCGATCCCGATGCGGCGCTCTACTGGCTGGCTCGCATGGTCTACGCCGGAGAAGATCCGCGATTTATCTTCCGCCGACTGCTGATTCTGGCAAGCGAAGACGTGGGACTCGCCGATCCCAATGCCGTCGCGATCGTCATTGCCTGCGCCCAATCCTTCGATCGCGTCGGACTGCCGGAAGGACGCTATCCCCTCGCTCAAGCCACCCTTTATCTGGCAACTGCCCCCAAATCGAATAGCGTTATGGGTTTCTTTGATGCCCTATCTGCCGTCGAAAAACAGCGAGAAACCGAAGTTCCCAATCACCTGCGGGATGCCAACCGCGATCGCCACAGCTTTGGACATGGCGCGAATTATTTATATCCTCACGCTTACCGCGATCATTGGGTCGCCCAGCAATATTTACCCGGTAGCCTTCAGGGGCAAATGTTTTACCAGCCCTCTGATCAAGGCAAAGAGGCAGACATTCAGCAGCAGGTCGCCCGTCTGCGAGAGGCGCAGATCGCTGCCCTGGTAGAAGGCATCGTCGCTGATGTCCCCGAAGTCCTCACCTACAGTCCGCCAAACCGCACGATCGATCGCTGGCTTCAGCGTACTTTAAGCCAAACCGGAACCCAGCTTGGACAGATTCGCGATCGTATTTTTACCCTGGCAAGCCCTCAGCGACATCACGTGATTCTGGATGCGAATGCAGGCAGCGGATTGCTCGTCTGGGAAGCCGTTCGACAGGTTCCTGAAGGGGGAGTTTATGCGTGGGTGAAAAAAACCGCAGATGCAGAGGCGATCCGGGAACAGGCGGAAATGCTGCCGGAGGTGAATCGTCCGATCGTTCTGGTGAATGTTGATCCCGCAGAATTGCAGTCCGCCCCCCACCCCCCCAATTCTGGGGGGCTTCCGAACCAAGAACTGTCAAATCAGGGTAAAAACCTGAAGATTCAGTTCGATCGCATGATTGGAAGAAACGTATTGCTGCATGAATTGGATAAAGCCGCTGTGATTCAGGAATTAGCAAACTATTTGCGATCGGACGGACAGATGGTACTGGCAGAAACCCTACCGCGTGAGACTCAGCGATTGTATGAATTAGTGGATCAAAATCAGGTCAAACCTACCCTCTTGCAGCGATGGATTGAAGCCGAAGAAGCTATCTATCAGGACATCACTGATCCGATGGTGAACTGGGACGAAGCCGATTTGCCACACTGGTTTACCGCCGCCGGACTCCAGGCAACCCTCCAGCGAGAAGAAAGCAATACCGAACTGCGCGTCACCGATGATTTGCTCGATCGCTGGTTTCGTCCCGGTCAAACCCGCCCCAGCTATAGCGATCGTCTTGCTCAAATTCTTCCCACTAAAGAGCAAAAATTCGTGCAGCAATTGCTTACCCAAACCCTGAGAAATCAAACCATTCAGTGGCGAAGTGCGATCGTCTTTGTGCAGGCGTCGCGTATGGGATAA
- a CDS encoding Uma2 family endonuclease → MVAIVQSNLTFEEFLNWDDGSGRSFELNKGVVVPLSEPTAKHEDVVDGLCRLLIDHCKSYSLPYVPRQSKQVRLNTAPGEAESSRKANIVVFAKDEWDRMRQSSASAAAYVPPPLVIEVVSTNWRDDYRLKLNEYETLGMLEYWIVEHYAGLGGVQYIGSPKQPTITINCLIDGEYQAQRFQGEAMIVSSLLSQLSLTIAQIVAMTEA, encoded by the coding sequence ATGGTTGCGATCGTCCAAAGCAATTTGACCTTCGAGGAATTCCTGAACTGGGATGACGGTTCGGGTCGATCGTTTGAGTTGAACAAAGGAGTTGTTGTGCCGCTCAGCGAACCTACAGCCAAACATGAGGATGTAGTCGATGGGCTATGTCGGCTGCTGATCGATCACTGCAAATCCTACAGTCTTCCCTATGTACCCCGTCAAAGTAAACAAGTTCGCTTAAACACTGCTCCCGGCGAAGCTGAATCGAGTCGGAAAGCCAACATTGTGGTGTTTGCAAAGGACGAATGGGACAGAATGCGCCAAAGTTCTGCCTCTGCTGCTGCGTATGTCCCGCCGCCCCTGGTGATTGAGGTTGTCAGTACGAATTGGCGGGATGATTACCGCCTCAAGTTGAATGAGTACGAAACGCTCGGAATGCTGGAGTATTGGATCGTCGAACATTATGCGGGGTTGGGAGGCGTTCAGTACATTGGCTCTCCCAAACAGCCCACGATTACAATCAATTGTCTAATCGACGGCGAATATCAGGCGCAGCGTTTTCAGGGAGAAGCGATGATTGTTTCTTCCCTGCTTTCCCAACTCAGTTTGACGATCGCCCAAATCGTCGCAATGACCGAAGCGTAA